Proteins found in one Stigmatella aurantiaca genomic segment:
- a CDS encoding MFS transporter, which translates to MNESGSGVLRFAIIWGGQTVSKLGSALTSFALGLWVYRLTSSVTDFALISVLTILPGVLVAPIVGVLVDRWDLRNAMRLGDFGAGLVSLVYAILLSLDQLAPWHVYVGTAIASVSGAFQRTSYTALTPALVPARHLGRANGLVQASDAAVPLIAPPLAGFLMSATHLGTVVLIDFISFLAAITTMSLIRNLPAGSGAAPDASTSAMQQALEGWNYLKERRGLLGLLAFSVLTNCSLSAMQVLLPPLVLDIASPAVLGGLLSTGGLGLLVGSVVMTAWGGPKNRIHGVLGVGMGLGTVMVLAGLFPTLTVLGYCTFMAGFCIPIMDGSSQAIWQRQVPAALRGRVFAMRGMIAWSVQPLAYLAAGIMADHLDGVSLSVPALFGPLEQLDARSRGIALCFIAAGLLTLIAAGRGYTARHVREVEEIPPDGTSTGAVSPPSRV; encoded by the coding sequence ATGAACGAGTCCGGGAGCGGTGTGCTGCGCTTCGCCATCATCTGGGGCGGCCAGACGGTGTCCAAGCTCGGCAGCGCCCTGACCAGCTTCGCCCTGGGGCTCTGGGTGTACCGCCTTACCAGCTCGGTCACGGATTTCGCGCTGATCTCCGTGTTGACCATCCTCCCTGGGGTGCTCGTCGCGCCGATCGTGGGGGTGCTGGTGGATCGCTGGGATCTCCGGAACGCGATGAGACTGGGAGATTTCGGCGCGGGGTTGGTCAGCCTCGTCTATGCCATTCTGCTCTCGTTGGACCAGCTCGCGCCCTGGCACGTCTACGTGGGCACCGCCATCGCCTCGGTGAGCGGTGCGTTCCAGCGGACGTCGTACACCGCCCTGACCCCGGCGCTCGTCCCCGCGCGGCACCTGGGCCGCGCCAACGGCCTCGTCCAGGCGAGCGATGCCGCCGTGCCCCTGATCGCTCCCCCCTTGGCGGGGTTCCTGATGAGTGCCACCCACCTGGGAACGGTGGTGTTGATCGATTTCATCAGCTTCCTGGCCGCCATCACCACGATGTCGCTCATTCGGAACCTGCCCGCTGGAAGCGGGGCTGCCCCGGATGCGAGCACGTCGGCGATGCAGCAAGCCCTCGAAGGGTGGAACTACCTCAAGGAACGCCGGGGTCTGCTCGGTCTGCTCGCGTTCTCAGTCCTCACCAACTGCTCGCTCTCCGCCATGCAGGTGCTGCTTCCCCCGCTGGTGCTGGACATCGCCAGCCCGGCCGTACTTGGAGGCTTGCTGTCCACGGGAGGCCTAGGACTCCTGGTGGGAAGCGTCGTGATGACCGCGTGGGGAGGGCCGAAAAACCGCATCCACGGGGTACTCGGAGTCGGAATGGGCCTGGGGACGGTCATGGTGCTCGCCGGGCTGTTCCCCACCCTGACGGTGCTCGGGTATTGCACCTTCATGGCGGGATTCTGCATCCCCATCATGGATGGGAGCAGCCAAGCCATCTGGCAGCGGCAGGTCCCTGCCGCACTCCGGGGCCGCGTCTTCGCCATGCGTGGGATGATTGCCTGGTCCGTCCAGCCGCTGGCGTACCTTGCCGCAGGTATCATGGCGGACCATCTGGACGGCGTCTCCCTCTCCGTCCCCGCGCTCTTCGGGCCGCTGGAACAACTCGACGCGCGCAGCCGGGGCATCGCGCTGTGCTTCATCGCCGCCGGCCTCTTGACGCTCATCGCGGCGGGGCGGGGCTATACCGCCCGCCACGTCCGCGAAGTCGAGGAGATACCGCCAGACGGAACCTCCACCGGGGCCGTGTCCCCGCCTTCGCGGGTTTGA
- a CDS encoding class I SAM-dependent methyltransferase has product MTAAGVRTGSTDSGNPKYKTLYNGLATHIPDKRFVFMNHGFAELKLGAEDFSWLKREDEAWKYSINLVRHLLKAVELDGKRVLDVGCGRGGTCSYLMRYAKPKLVRGLDYSDQNIEFCKSTHLHEGLDFVQGDAQHLPFEAGSFDVVTNIESSHCYPNREQFYSEVHRVLKPGGFFCYTDNLRRFPGKWRVEGQLKRAGFRVLSYEDITQNVIHGIMRSSSSLHELLTSMVDPKLGNERTLQSIYFSVTHRNTQLYLLGLQSYRLWRLERI; this is encoded by the coding sequence ATGACGGCAGCGGGAGTTCGTACCGGGAGCACGGATTCAGGTAACCCGAAATACAAGACGCTCTACAATGGCCTTGCAACCCATATCCCCGACAAACGATTCGTCTTCATGAATCATGGCTTCGCCGAGCTGAAGCTGGGGGCGGAGGACTTCAGTTGGCTCAAGCGGGAGGATGAGGCGTGGAAGTATTCGATCAATCTGGTCCGCCACCTCCTCAAGGCCGTGGAGCTGGACGGCAAGAGAGTCCTCGATGTCGGTTGTGGGCGCGGAGGAACCTGCTCGTACCTGATGCGGTACGCGAAGCCGAAGCTGGTTCGGGGGCTTGATTACAGCGACCAAAACATCGAGTTCTGCAAGAGTACCCACCTCCATGAGGGGCTCGACTTCGTTCAGGGAGATGCCCAGCACCTACCCTTCGAGGCCGGGAGCTTCGATGTTGTCACCAACATTGAGTCGTCGCACTGCTATCCAAACCGGGAGCAGTTCTACAGCGAGGTGCACCGGGTTCTGAAGCCGGGGGGCTTCTTCTGCTACACCGATAACCTGCGTCGCTTTCCGGGGAAGTGGAGGGTGGAAGGGCAGCTCAAGCGCGCGGGGTTCCGGGTGCTGAGCTACGAGGACATCACCCAGAATGTCATCCACGGCATCATGCGGAGCAGCAGCTCCCTGCATGAGCTGCTCACCAGCATGGTCGACCCCAAGCTCGGCAACGAGCGGACCCTGCAGTCCATCTACTTCTCGGTGACCCACCGCAACACGCAACTCTATTTGTTGGGGCTTCAGAGTTACCGGCTCTGGCGCTTGGAGCGTATCTGA